The following coding sequences are from one Diabrotica virgifera virgifera chromosome 2, PGI_DIABVI_V3a window:
- the LOC126879668 gene encoding uncharacterized protein LOC126879668: MCAFKAEHLLVDELDYELKIRDIMPEESTTVDKKRNLLRGALKQEAGNRSFLQISAVSLPFEEQQKGITETLDSLSKKIEKFRGTVKDTEYARLTSRLGHISARVHLLHCPSEEQEPFKRSVSLKILTLEGELDSRVNPIATSTPNASVNVPSFTYSKPVQVHKWGISFSGEKQHTDVMSFLERVECLRISRGVSEEDLFAASAELFTGTAFTWFMNNRGNFSCWSDLIKKLKSDFLPYSFQDDLLDQIKNHKQKPGESVTMFINTILGMCSRLDTPLSDLAKIKIILKCLLPFYHQQLALMDIQNIDDLTIKCKRLEETLSWSSQPPSTSRSSSNSSSQPTSFRQRSWLNKGHEHNVSVVSSLVCWNCDQPGHPFYNCGIPQNRIFCHGCGRENTLKRNCSKCSGNDTSEVRPLNVSPSNIQSGNQTPSSNETAGPSTSSNPNPSSRKGKGVSFKKAAHTTKQN; encoded by the coding sequence atgtgtgcttttaaagctgaacatcttctggtggatgaattggattatgaattaaagattcgggacataatgccagaggagtcgacaactgtcgataaaaaacgcaatcttttgagaggtgctttgaaacaagaagctggcaatagaagttttctccaaatttcagctgtatcccttccttttgaggaacaacaaaaaggaatcactgaaacattggacagcttgtctaaaaaaatcgaaaagtttaggggaactgtaaaggatacagagtatgcgcgattaacatctcgtctaggccatatttctgcccgtgtacacttgctacactgtccttctgaagaacaggaaccgttcaagaggtctgtttctcttaaaatattaacactagagggtgaacttgattctagagttaaccccattgctacctctactcctaatgcttcagtcaatgtacctagctttacgtactccaaacctgttcaagtacacaaatggggtatttcattttcaggtgaaaaacagcacactgatgtgatgtcatttttagaaagggttgaatgtcttcgaatatctagaggtgtttctgaagaggatttgtttgctgcttctgctgagttgttcaccgggaccgcttttacatggtttatgaataacaggggtaatttttcttgttggtctgatctgattaaaaagttgaagtcggattttcttccgtattcattccaggatgatttattagatcaaattaagaatcataagcagaaacctggggaatctgttactatgtttattaatactatattaggtatgtgtagtcgtttagacactcctttgtcagatttagctaaaattaaaatcatccttaaatgtctattgcccttttatcatcaacaattagctcttatggacattcagaacattgatgaccttactataaaatgcaaacgtttggaggaaacgttatcctggtcttctcaacctccatccacatctcgatcctcttctaactcttcttctcagccaacttcctttaggcaacgttcttggctaaataagggtcatgaacataatgtttcggttgttagttctcttgtctgctggaattgtgatcagcctggtcacccattttacaattgtgggattcctcaaaatcgtattttctgccatggttgtggccgagagaacacccttaaaagaaactgttctaagtgttcgggaaacgacacgtcggaggtccgtcccctgaacgtttctccgtccaacatccaatcagggaatcaaaccccatcgtcaaacgaaactgctggaccaagcacatccagcaacccaaacccatcttcacgaaaagggaaaggggtgtcgttcaagaaagcagcacacaccacaaaacaaaattaa